ATCAGGAAACTTTTAGGTTTCGATGACCAATTATGAAAAACTTATTTGACGTATATCCAGTATATGATATTGTTCCGGTAAAAGGCGAATATGCTAAAATTTGGGACGATAAAGGCAATGAATATTTAGACTTTTACGGCGGACACGGCGTTATTTCAATCGGACATGCGCATCCAAATTATGTAAAAGCAGTTCAAAACCAGGTAGCAAAATTAGGGTTTTACTCTAATTCTATTGTAAACCCAATTCAAGAAGCTTTAGCCGAAAAATTAGCACAAGCTTCAGGATATTCAGAGTACAATTTATTTTTATGTAATTCTGGAGCCGAAGCCAATGAAAACGCATTAAAACTAGCATCTTTTCATAATAAAAAGAAAAAAGTTATTGCCTTTCATAAATCGTTTCACGGACGTACATCAGCGGCTGTAGCAGCAACCGACGGGCCATCTTTAGTTGCGCCATTAAATGCCAATCACGAAGTTGTTTTTTTAGCTTTAAACGATGCTGTTGCGCTAGAACAAGAATTAGCTAAAGGCGATGTTTGTTGTGTAATTATTGAAGGCATTCAGGGCGTTGGTGGTTTAGATCAAGGTACAACCGAATTTTTTCAGCAATTACGAACTTTAACCAAACAATACGATGCTGTTTTAATTTTAGACGAAATTCAGTCGGGTTACGGACGTTCAGGAAAATTCTTTGCGCATCAATATCATAATATAGAAGCCGATATCATTTCAATGGCTAAAGGCATGGGCAACGGTTTCCCGATTGGCGGAATTTTAATTGCTCCAACTTTTAAAGCATCTCACGGTTTATTGGGCACAACTTTTGGTGGAAACCATTTAGCATGTGCAGCAGCGTTATCGGTTTTAGAAACTATTGAAGCCGAAAATTTAATGCAAAACGTAAACGAAATGAATGCGTATTTTACAGAAAAAACAAAAGAATTTTCTGAAATAACTGCCATTAAAGGCCGTGGTTTAATGTTAGGAATTGCTTTTGATTTTGATATTGCTGCCCTTCGCAAAAAATTAATTTTAGAGCAAAACATATTTACGGGTAGTGCATCGCAAAAAAATTTATTACGCATTTTACCTCCATTAGGAATTACAAAAACAGATATCGATTTCTTTTTTAACGGCTTAAAAAAGGCATTGGCAAACTTAAATAATTAATTATTTAGCATGAAAAACTTTACATCAGTAGATCAAATAGAAAACGTAAACGCGTTGGTTGAATTGGCAAAATCAATCAAAAAAAATCCTTTCGGCAACAAACAATTGGGCGAAAACAAAACCATTGGTTTGTTGTTTTTTAACCCAAGTTTACGCACGCGTTTATCTACCCAAAAAGCGGCTCAAAACCTAGGCATGAATGCTATGGTTATGAACCTAAATAATGAAGGTTGGACGTTAGAATTTGAAGAAGGTGCAATTATGGACGGCAACAAATCAGAACATATTATTGAGGCAGCACAAGTTGTTTCTCAATATTGCGATATTATTGCCATTCGCAGTTTTCCTACACTGACTGATAAAGAAAAAGATTTAGCTGAACATGTTATTAATAGCTTTGTTAAATATGCTACCGTGCCAGTGGTAAGCTTAGAAGGTGCAACCGAGCACCCGTTACAAGCGTTAGCCGATATTTTAACGATTGAAGAACAAAAGCAAACCGCACGCCCTAAAGTTGTTTTAACTTGGGCGCCGCATCCTAAAGCTTTACCACATGCTGTGCCTAATTCATTTGCAAAAATGATGCTAAAGGCTGATGTTGATTTTGTTATTACGCATCCAAAAGGATATGAGCTAAATCCAGAAGTTACACAAGGAGCAACAATTATTTACGATCAGGATGAAGCCTTTAAAGATGCTGATTTTATTTACGCCAAAAACTGGAGTAGTTTTACCGATTACGGTGCCATTTTATCGCGTGATGAAAAATGGATGGTAACCAATAAAAAAATGGAGTTAACAAATAATGCGAAATTTATGCATTGCTTACCCGTGCGTCGTAACCAAGTTGTTGCAGACGAGGTTTTAGACGGACCAAATTCTATTGTTTTTGAACAAGCAAACAACCGTACTTATGCGGCTCAAGCTATTTTAACTCAAATTCTAGAAAATGCAAAATAAATCCCAACTTACCGTTGTAAAAATTGGCGGTAAGGTTTTAAATAATCCCGAAGCGCTAAACCAATTGTTGCAAGATTTTAGTTCTATTACAGGTCCTAAAGTTATTGTGCACGGTGGCGGATCTGATGCTACCGAAATGGCAAAAATATTGGGCATTGAGGCAACTTTAGTAAACGGCCGTCGCATTACAGATGCAGCTATGTTAGATATTGTTGTCATGACATATGCGGGTTTATTAAATAAAAATATAGTAGCAAAGCTTTCGGCTTTAGGTAATTCTGTTATTGGCTTAACCGGAGCCGATGGTAATAGCATTTTAGCTACCAAACGCGTACATCCCGAAATAGATTTTGGATTTGTTGGCGATGTACAGCAGGTAAATGCACCGTTTATTCATAACTTATTACAGCAAAATTGTATTCCGGTTTTTTGTGCCATTACACACAACGAAAACGGGCAATTATTAAACACCAATGCCGATACCATAGCCTCAGAAATTGCAATTGCACTGACAAAATATTATCAGGTTAAACTTTTTTATTGTTTTGAGAAACTTGGAGTACTAGAAGATGTTGAAAATGAGGAAACTGTGATACAAAATTTGAATGCACAATTGTATGCCGATTTAAAGCAAAAAAATGCTATACATTCTGGTATGATTCCTAAATTAGACAATTGTTTTTACGCCTTAAAAAACGAGGTAAACGAAATTCAAATTGGCTTACCTAAAGCGTTAAACAACTCGAATGTAAAACGAACGTGCATACGTTTATAAAACACTGGAAATGAAATCCATTGAGATACTAACTACAGAAGCAATTGAACTTTTAAAAAATTTAATTCAAACCCCATCTTTTTCTTCTGAAGAAGATCAAACAGCGCTTTTACTTGAGCAATGGTTTATACAAAACCTTATTCCGTTTGAAAGAGAAAATAACAACGTTTGGGCCTATAACCAACATTTTGATGCTAACAAACCAACCTTATTACTTAATTCGCATCATGATACGGTAAACCCAAACACCGCTTATACCAACAATCCGTTTGATACTTTTGTAAAAGATGGGAAACTTTTTGGTTTAGGCAGTAACGATGCGGCGTGGTGCTTTAGTTTCTTTACTTGCAACGTTTACTTATTTTTATTCACAAAAAAATTTATCTCACAATATTGTAATGGTTGCTTCTGCTGAAGAAGAAAGCAGTGGTAAACACGGTTTAAACTCGGTTTTACAACATTTACCCAAATTAGATGTTGCCATTGTAGGCGAACCTACACAAATGCAATTGGCTATTGCCGAAAAAGGCTTGTTGGTTTTAGATGTAACCGTAAAAGGTACCGCATCGCACGCAGCACACATCAATTCGGATAATTCAATTTATAACACATTACCGGTTATTGAATGGTTTAAAGATTTTACGTTTGAAAAAGTTTCTGACATTTTAGGCCCCGTAAAAATGACGGTTACCCAAATTAATGCAGGTAAACAACATAACGTAGTACCAGCAGATACGCATTTGGTGGTAGATGTACGTGTAAACGACAAATACAGCAATTCTGAATTATATCAAATCATTCAACAACACGTAAATTCAGATAAAGTTGAAGTTAAAGCGCGTTCGTTAAATTTAAATTCATCGGCTATTGCAAAAAATCATCCGTTGGTTCAGGCAGGTATTCAGTTAGGGTAGAACTACATACGGCTCTCCTACCCTTTCCGATCAATCGGTATTATATTGTCAGTCGTTAAAAATGGGGCCGGGCGATTCACCTCGCTCACATACCGCGGACGAATTTATTTATTTACATGAAATTGAAGAAGGAATTCAGATTTACATCAACATGTTATCTGATTTTCTTCTACAAAAATAAAGCTCACAATTATGAAATTATGGGAAAAAGGCATTCCGACTGATAAAAAGATTGAACATTTTACCGTTGGAAATGACAGAGAATTAGATGTTTTATTAGCCAAATATGATGTTTTAGGCAACATAGGCCATGCTAAAATGTTGGCTAAGGTTGGTTTAATTACAGAACAAGAACGCGATATTTTATTGGCTGGATTAGCTGAAATTTTAACAGAAATAGAAGCTGGTAATTTTGTTATTGAAGATGATTTTGAAGATGTACATTCTAAAATTGAATACGATTTAACGCAAAAAGTTGGTGAAGCTGGAAAAAAATACATACCGCACGTTCTAGAAACGATCAGGTTTTAGTTGATGTGCATTTGTTTTTAAAAGATGAGATTACCGAAATTAAAAGTTTGGTAAAAGAACTTTTTGATTTGTTGATGCTAAAAGCAGCGCAATACCAAAACGTTTTATTACCAGGTTACACGCATTTGCAAGTTGCCATGCCATCCTCGTTCGGTTTGTGGTTTTCTGCTTACGCCGAAAGTTTGATTGATGATATTACCATGCTAAATGCAGCTTATAAGGTTATAGATCAAAATCCTTTAGGTTCGGCCGCTGGTTACGGAAGTTCGTTTCCGATTGACAGAACAGAAACGACTCAAAACTTAGGTTTTAGTACATTAAAATATAATGTAGTTGCTGCACAAATGTCGCGCGGTAAAGCTGAAAAAACAACAGCTTTTGCTATGGCTAGCGTTGCTGGAACCTTATCTAAATTAGGAATGGATGTTTGCTTGTACCTTTCTCAAAATTTCGATTTTATGAGGCTGCCTGCTCACCTAACAACCGGTTCGAGCATTATGCCGCATAAAAAAAACCCAGATATTTTTGAATTGCTACGCGGAAAAGCAAATAAAATTCAGGCCTTACCTTACGAATTAACATTAATTACAAACAATTTGCCAAGCGGTTACCACCGTGAAATGCAAATTTTAAAGGAAGGTTTGTTTCCGGCCATTCAAAACTTAAAAGCATGTTTAAGCATGGCACATCATGCACTTAAAGATATTACGGTAAACGAAACTATTTTTGAAGATCCAAAATACAAATATTCGTTTACGGTTGATACGCTAAATGAAATGGTGGTTAGTGGAATTCCGTTTCGTGATGCGTACAAATTGGTAGCAGAACAAATTGAAAACGGAACTTTTAAGGTTCCTGAAGCCACACAACATACGCACGAAGGTAGTATAAACAACCCGTGCTTTAATGAAATAAAAATAAAAATGGAGCAATCCTTTTAAATCACAAAACCTCAAGCAATGCTTGAGGTTTTGTTTTATAAATAATAACCTATGAATTAATATAATCTAGTTTGATTTAATTTTAACTAAAGCTTCTCCGTTCATGCAATAACGCAAACCGCTAGGTTCGGGTCCATCAGGAAAAACGTGTCCTAAATGGGCATCGCAAACATTACATTGCGTTTCTACACGAACCATTCCATATGAAACATCTTTAATGTATTTGATGCTATTTTCTTGAATAGGTTGGGTAAAACTTGGCCAGCCTGTACCTGATTCAAACTTTTCTGTCGCATCAAATAACAAATTATCACAACAAACACAGGCATAAATTCCCGGATCAAAACTACGGCATAAATCGTTACTATGAGAACGTTCGGTACCGTGTTTACGGGTTACATAAAATTGTTCGGGAGTAAGTTGTTGTTCCCATTCTTTCTCTGTTTTTTCTACTCGTTTGCTCGGCGCAGGATTACCAGAAGTAACAAAATGTATAATTGAATTCCAATTTAGCATAATTTAAAATTTAAGGTTACAAATAGTTTGTTCATTTTCGGTAACTAATTTTTTAAAAATAGATGCAGTAAAACTAACGTAATTTTTTTATAACAAATCGTATCCTACCCATTTTTTAAGATGTTAGTAAGGGCAAGTTGGTGCATCTGCATTAAGACCAGAAACTACAATATAACGTTGGAGTTTTTGTAAATATTTTTCAGCGTTAATTTTATTTTTTTTCTATTCTGAACCTTTTAATTGAAGTTTTAAATTTCGATATTTTTCTAACTTAGGTGCAATAACTAATTGACAATATCTAGCTTCTGTATTTTCGGCATAATAGTTTTGATGCTCAATTTCAGCAGGATAAAAAGCAACAAAAGGTTTTACCTCGGTTACTATGGGTGCATCAAATATTTCTTCTAAATTGATAAGCTGATTAATAATAATTTCTTTTTCTTGTTCGGTATTGTAAAAAATAATACTGCGATATTGCGTGCCTTTATCTCCTCCTTGAGCGTTTAATGTAGTAGGATTGTGGGTTACTAAATGAATGGCAACCAAATCTTGCAAACCAATAACTTCAGGATTGTATGTAATTTGAACAACCTCAGCATGGCCCGTTCTACCCGTACAAACTTCACGATAAGCTGGTTTTTTAATAAAACCTCCGCTAAAACCGCTTGTTACAGATAAAACACCTTCGGTTTCTTTAAAAATAGCTTCGGTGCACCAAAAGCAACCACCGCCTAGCGTAATTTGTTTTGTTTCCATCTTCGTTATTTTTTTATATAGTCGTTACATAAAATAAAACCTGACAAATACTTATAAAAAATCCCTTTAAACAATGTTTATAGGGATTTCTGCATGTTAAGCTTATTCGTTTATTTAAAATTGAATCGAAAAATTGATTTATAAATTTTCAATGCCTACAAAATTTGCATCAACAATTCTTTTCCATTCTGAATTTTTTTTAATGTAAGCAAAAACTAAAGGACAAATGGGCATTAACGTGAAATTATTTTGTTCTATGTATTTCAATGTCTTTAAAATTAAAGCTTTTGCAACACCAAGCCCTGCTAATTCAGGAGCAGTTTCTGTATGAATTAGCTTAATTACTGAACCAGATTCTTTAAAATCAATAAAAGCAGTAAATCCGTTAACTTCTAATTCAAATCTATTTGTAATTAAATTTTTTACAATATCTAAATCTATATATTCTTGCTTCATTACTTTTTATTAAAATAACAATTGGTTATATTCTGGATGCTTATCAAACTGTGCTTTTGCAAAGGGACATAATGGCAAAATTTTATAATTATTAGCTTGTGCATAATTAATTAAAGCAGTTAGTAACTCTTTACCAACGCCGCGTCCGTTATAACCTTCGGCAACATGTGTGCTATCAATAATAAATTTGGTGTTTCCTGCCCACGTATATGTCATTTCGCCTGCAAAATCATCATCAATATAAGCTTTAAATATACCGTTTTTTGTGTTGTTTTCGTGTTTAATTTCCATGCTGTATAGTATTTAATTAATTATATCACAATTTTTATACCGAAAATAAAAAAAGCTACCTAAAAAGGCAGCTTAACTTATGCTTCTGTTTCATCAGATGTTTCATCCATAAAATCTTCATCGTCAAAATATGCTTCATCTTCTTCGTCGGCGTCCATATCAAACCAATACGGCTCAATCATTTCTCGATCAGCTAAAAAATCTAAACGTTCGGTTATATTTTGCGCAAAAAATAAACGTTGGGTTTTACCAATAGCATCGGACAAGCGAATTAATTTGGGTTCAAAACGGCTTTTTAGCAACAAATCACAATCGTCGATAATGAACATTTTAAGTTGGTTGACATCGAATCCGGCAGAACCGAACATTTCGTTTAAACGCAACGGTGTTCCGATCAAAATATCAATTCCTACTGAAATTTGATTTTTATCGTCGTCTAAATCTGTTTTATCGTGTGTCATAAATACGCGTAGCCCGCTGTGCTTGCACATTTCTTTAAAAATGGCTTCGGTTTCTAAAGCTTTTTCACGATCTAAAACAATAA
This genomic window from Flavobacterium agricola contains:
- a CDS encoding aspartate aminotransferase family protein, producing the protein MKNLFDVYPVYDIVPVKGEYAKIWDDKGNEYLDFYGGHGVISIGHAHPNYVKAVQNQVAKLGFYSNSIVNPIQEALAEKLAQASGYSEYNLFLCNSGAEANENALKLASFHNKKKKVIAFHKSFHGRTSAAVAATDGPSLVAPLNANHEVVFLALNDAVALEQELAKGDVCCVIIEGIQGVGGLDQGTTEFFQQLRTLTKQYDAVLILDEIQSGYGRSGKFFAHQYHNIEADIISMAKGMGNGFPIGGILIAPTFKASHGLLGTTFGGNHLACAAALSVLETIEAENLMQNVNEMNAYFTEKTKEFSEITAIKGRGLMLGIAFDFDIAALRKKLILEQNIFTGSASQKNLLRILPPLGITKTDIDFFFNGLKKALANLNN
- a CDS encoding N-acetylornithine carbamoyltransferase, with product MKNFTSVDQIENVNALVELAKSIKKNPFGNKQLGENKTIGLLFFNPSLRTRLSTQKAAQNLGMNAMVMNLNNEGWTLEFEEGAIMDGNKSEHIIEAAQVVSQYCDIIAIRSFPTLTDKEKDLAEHVINSFVKYATVPVVSLEGATEHPLQALADILTIEEQKQTARPKVVLTWAPHPKALPHAVPNSFAKMMLKADVDFVITHPKGYELNPEVTQGATIIYDQDEAFKDADFIYAKNWSSFTDYGAILSRDEKWMVTNKKMELTNNAKFMHCLPVRRNQVVADEVLDGPNSIVFEQANNRTYAAQAILTQILENAK
- the argB gene encoding acetylglutamate kinase, with product MQNKSQLTVVKIGGKVLNNPEALNQLLQDFSSITGPKVIVHGGGSDATEMAKILGIEATLVNGRRITDAAMLDIVVMTYAGLLNKNIVAKLSALGNSVIGLTGADGNSILATKRVHPEIDFGFVGDVQQVNAPFIHNLLQQNCIPVFCAITHNENGQLLNTNADTIASEIAIALTKYYQVKLFYCFEKLGVLEDVENEETVIQNLNAQLYADLKQKNAIHSGMIPKLDNCFYALKNEVNEIQIGLPKALNNSNVKRTCIRL
- the msrB gene encoding peptide-methionine (R)-S-oxide reductase MsrB yields the protein MLNWNSIIHFVTSGNPAPSKRVEKTEKEWEQQLTPEQFYVTRKHGTERSHSNDLCRSFDPGIYACVCCDNLLFDATEKFESGTGWPSFTQPIQENSIKYIKDVSYGMVRVETQCNVCDAHLGHVFPDGPEPSGLRYCMNGEALVKIKSN
- the msrA gene encoding peptide-methionine (S)-S-oxide reductase MsrA, which codes for METKQITLGGGCFWCTEAIFKETEGVLSVTSGFSGGFIKKPAYREVCTGRTGHAEVVQITYNPEVIGLQDLVAIHLVTHNPTTLNAQGGDKGTQYRSIIFYNTEQEKEIIINQLINLEEIFDAPIVTEVKPFVAFYPAEIEHQNYYAENTEARYCQLVIAPKLEKYRNLKLQLKGSE
- a CDS encoding GNAT family N-acetyltransferase translates to MKQEYIDLDIVKNLITNRFELEVNGFTAFIDFKESGSVIKLIHTETAPELAGLGVAKALILKTLKYIEQNNFTLMPICPLVFAYIKKNSEWKRIVDANFVGIENL
- a CDS encoding GNAT family N-acetyltransferase; amino-acid sequence: MEIKHENNTKNGIFKAYIDDDFAGEMTYTWAGNTKFIIDSTHVAEGYNGRGVGKELLTALINYAQANNYKILPLCPFAKAQFDKHPEYNQLLF
- a CDS encoding DEAD/DEAH box helicase, producing the protein MKLKKINDNLQQALIEMGLTEPNEMQRETWSTIKSGSDVVVVSGPQSGKTTTMAINVCQKLQKPFEQSPRALIIVLDREKALETEAIFKEMCKHSGLRVFMTHDKTDLDDDKNQISVGIDILIGTPLRLNEMFGSAGFDVNQLKMFIIDDCDLLLKSRFEPKLIRLSDAIGKTQRLFFAQNITERLDFLADREMIEPYWFDMDADEEDEAYFDDEDFMDETSDETEA